A genomic window from Nicotiana sylvestris chromosome 11, ASM39365v2, whole genome shotgun sequence includes:
- the LOC104217720 gene encoding uncharacterized protein, with protein MDWYSWLSKTTLDQTLIYEYGLILRRNELHKEDLTYFNHEFLQSMGITIAKHRLEILKLARKEGGTTSNGLSRLVLAINKTKKLISKNFSKLSFHRTSTHLALSELKPYRTQWTGALKMLESSKEQREEKAIVTTRNTMKSGPLDRRMQDKMMVTSRNLSVSGPLDGKIQEKLMYPNRSPMKSGPLDRRYQNSAVYPSRSNKSGPLHAKGMSPRLNHYNQEMTQADDGVYSQWSLMFQDMKPT; from the coding sequence ATGGATTGGTATTCTTGGTTATCCAAGACTACTCTTGATCAAACACTTATCTATGAATATGGTCTTATTTTACGCAGAAATGAGCTTCACAAAGAGGATTTAACTTACTTCAACCATGAGTTCCTACAAAGCATGGGCATAACTATAGCCAAACACAGACTAGAGATTCTCAAATTGGCAAGAAAGGAAGGAGGAACCACATCAAATGGCCTCTCAAGACTTGTTTTGGCAATCAACAAAACCAAGAAGCTCATTTCCAAGAACTTCAGCAAGCTCAGTTTTCACCGAACCTCGACTCATCTTGCTCTATCCGAGCTCAAACCTTATCGAACACAGTGGACCGGAGCACTAAAGATGCTCGAGAGCTCGAAGGAACAAAGGGAAGAGAAAGCCATAGTCACAACCAGAAACACGATGAAGTCAGGACCACTAGACAGAAGAATGCAAGACAAAATGATGGTTACAAGTAGGAATCTGAGTGTCTCAGGTCCTTTGGATGGGAAAATTCAAGAAAAACTGATGTACCCTAATAGGAGTCCAATGAAGTCTGGGCCATTGGACAGAAGGTACCAAAATAGTGCTGTTTATCCAAGCAGAAGCAATAAATCTGGGCCATTGCATGCAAAGGGCATGAGCCCAAGGCTTAATCACTACAATCAAGAAATGACACAAGCTGATGATGGGGTTTACTCACAATGGTCTTTAATGTTTCAAGATATGAAGCCCACTTGA